A region from the Citrobacter koseri ATCC BAA-895 genome encodes:
- a CDS encoding glycosyltransferase — protein MKSSTSTLSVIIPLYNAGNSFQACMESLIAQTWNALEIIIVNDGSTDNSVDIARHFADTHSHVHLLHQDNAGASVARNRGLAAATGDYVAFVDADDLVYPNMYETLMTMALQDDLDVAQCNADWCILETGHTWPSIPTDRIRSTGVLTGPDWLRMGLASRRWTHVVWMGVYRRALIEKHAISFVPGLHHQDILWTTEVMFNATRVRYTEQVLYKYFLHDQSVSRLKRQGERNLHYQRHYIKITRLLEKLNSDYADRIPVYPEFKQQITWEALRVCHAVRKEQDTLIRQRMIAEIFASGMYKRMMLNIRSAKAAYQALLWSGRLYRWRDKTASHHRVARKAINPR, from the coding sequence ATGAAAAGCAGCACAAGTACACTGAGTGTTATTATTCCGTTATACAATGCGGGTAATAGCTTCCAGGCATGCATGGAATCTTTGATTGCACAAACATGGAATGCGCTGGAGATCATCATTGTTAACGACGGGTCTACCGACAACTCCGTTGATATCGCAAGGCATTTTGCCGATACCCATTCACATGTTCACCTGTTGCATCAGGATAATGCAGGCGCGTCCGTGGCCCGCAACCGGGGGTTGGCCGCGGCGACCGGCGACTACGTTGCTTTTGTCGATGCCGATGATTTGGTGTATCCGAACATGTATGAAACGCTGATGACCATGGCGCTACAGGATGACCTGGATGTGGCGCAGTGTAATGCAGACTGGTGCATTCTTGAGACGGGGCATACCTGGCCATCCATTCCCACGGATCGCATTCGGTCGACAGGGGTATTAACCGGCCCGGACTGGCTGCGTATGGGGCTGGCTTCACGCCGCTGGACGCATGTTGTCTGGATGGGCGTTTATCGGCGCGCCCTTATTGAAAAACACGCGATTAGCTTTGTTCCAGGATTACATCATCAGGATATCCTGTGGACCACGGAAGTGATGTTCAATGCCACGCGCGTACGCTATACCGAACAGGTGTTGTATAAATATTTTCTTCACGATCAGTCTGTTAGCCGCCTGAAACGACAAGGTGAGCGTAATCTGCATTACCAGCGACACTACATTAAAATCACGCGTTTATTAGAAAAGTTGAATAGTGATTATGCGGATCGCATTCCCGTCTATCCTGAATTTAAGCAACAAATTACCTGGGAAGCGCTGCGGGTGTGTCATGCGGTGCGTAAGGAGCAGGACACGCTTATTCGCCAGCGGATGATCGCCGAAATATTTGCCTCCGGCATGTATAAGCGCATGATGCTTAACATACGAAGCGCGAAGGCGGCTTATCAGGCGCTGTTGTGGTCGGGTCGGTTATACCGGTGGCGTGATAAAACGGCCTCGCACCACCGCGTTGCCCGTAAAGCGATTAATCCGCGTTAG
- the rfaF gene encoding ADP-heptose--LPS heptosyltransferase RfaF, with the protein MKILVIGPSWVGDMMMSQSLYRTLKARYPQAIIDVMAPAWCRPLLSRMPEVNDAIPMPLGHGALEIGERRKLGHRLREKRYDRAYVLPNSFKSALVPFFAGIPHRTGWRGEMRYGLLNDARVLDKEAWPLMVERYVALAYDKGVMRTAQDLPQPLLWPQLQVSEGEKSLICNEFSLSAERPMIGFCPGAEFGPAKRWPHYHYAELAKQLIDEGHQIVLFGSAKDHDAGNEILATLNTEQQVWCRNLAGETQLEQAVILLSACKAVVTNDSGLMHVAAALNRPLVALYGPSSPDFTPPLSHKARVIRLITGYHKVRKGDAAEGYHQSLIDITPTRVLEELNSLLLQEEA; encoded by the coding sequence ATGAAAATACTGGTGATTGGTCCGTCCTGGGTAGGCGACATGATGATGTCGCAAAGTCTCTATCGCACGCTCAAGGCGCGCTATCCCCAGGCGATAATCGACGTGATGGCGCCCGCGTGGTGCCGCCCGTTATTGTCGCGTATGCCGGAGGTCAACGACGCGATCCCCATGCCGCTTGGCCACGGGGCGCTGGAAATTGGCGAGCGGCGCAAGCTCGGTCATCGTCTGCGTGAAAAGCGCTATGACCGCGCCTATGTTCTGCCGAATTCGTTTAAATCCGCACTCGTTCCTTTCTTTGCCGGCATTCCGCATCGCACCGGCTGGCGCGGCGAGATGCGCTACGGCCTGCTCAACGACGCGCGCGTGTTAGATAAAGAGGCCTGGCCATTAATGGTGGAACGCTATGTGGCACTGGCCTACGACAAAGGCGTTATGCGTACTGCCCAGGATCTGCCGCAGCCTCTGTTATGGCCGCAGCTACAGGTGAGCGAGGGCGAAAAGTCCCTCATCTGCAACGAATTTTCTCTTTCCGCTGAACGTCCGATGATCGGTTTTTGCCCCGGCGCGGAATTTGGCCCGGCGAAACGCTGGCCGCATTATCACTATGCGGAACTGGCAAAGCAGCTCATCGATGAAGGCCACCAGATCGTCTTGTTTGGCTCAGCAAAAGATCATGACGCCGGAAATGAAATTCTGGCTACACTGAATACTGAGCAGCAGGTCTGGTGCCGCAACCTGGCGGGAGAAACGCAGCTGGAACAAGCTGTTATCCTTCTATCCGCCTGCAAAGCCGTTGTTACGAATGACTCTGGTTTAATGCATGTCGCCGCTGCGCTGAACCGTCCGCTGGTCGCGCTGTACGGCCCCAGCAGCCCGGACTTTACTCCCCCACTTTCGCATAAAGCGCGGGTTATCCGTCTGATTACGGGTTATCACAAGGTGCGCAAAGGGGATGCTGCGGAAGGGTATCATCAGAGCCTGATTGACATCACGCCGACGCGTGTCCTGGAAGAACTCAATAGTCTGTTATTACAAGAGGAAGCCTGA
- a CDS encoding glycosyltransferase family 2 protein, whose translation MINASDYLLSIIIPAYNNAEFITDTLASLHQGITNEVEVIIINDGSTDLTEERINAFYREHHCNNVKYIYQENHGVAITRNVGLSHATGKYIGFVDSDDIISPDYFSVLLPKLREEKYDIVEFNLTRDINNLYQCQKDKPDAVKQSEITLTDENLTQLLPTFRAGQWHLVTKFFRRDIIGQDRFEEHHRYEDIIFCPFQYFKCHKILKIDNKLYYYRINDRSITENILENDAQYIFFAMRKMCDYIKENDEKRTVATLMIINCFLEGRKLLRKKKGYYRYEEDMISDIQDALTCCDTSIVKRKVIYKMKYPHIDRFISKIRFKAINACKMLFVSKES comes from the coding sequence ATGATTAACGCTTCAGATTATTTGCTGAGCATTATTATACCGGCATACAACAATGCCGAATTCATTACGGATACGCTGGCGTCTTTACATCAGGGCATCACTAATGAGGTAGAAGTAATCATTATTAATGATGGCTCAACGGATTTGACTGAAGAACGCATAAATGCGTTTTATCGCGAACATCATTGCAACAACGTGAAATACATCTACCAGGAAAATCATGGTGTTGCGATTACCCGCAACGTCGGGCTTTCACATGCGACAGGGAAGTATATTGGCTTTGTTGACAGCGATGACATTATTAGCCCGGATTATTTTTCGGTTCTTCTCCCTAAATTAAGAGAAGAGAAATATGATATCGTTGAATTCAACTTAACCCGTGACATTAATAATCTCTATCAATGCCAAAAAGATAAGCCGGATGCAGTAAAACAGAGTGAAATCACGTTAACGGATGAAAATTTAACGCAGTTATTACCCACTTTCCGTGCGGGTCAATGGCACCTTGTAACAAAATTCTTTCGCCGTGACATTATTGGGCAAGACCGCTTTGAAGAACATCATCGTTATGAGGACATTATTTTTTGTCCATTTCAATACTTTAAATGCCATAAGATCTTAAAAATAGATAACAAGCTATATTATTATCGAATAAACGATCGGAGCATTACCGAGAATATTCTTGAAAATGATGCACAATATATTTTCTTCGCCATGCGTAAAATGTGTGACTATATAAAAGAAAATGATGAAAAACGAACTGTAGCCACATTAATGATCATTAACTGCTTCCTTGAAGGACGCAAGTTGCTGCGCAAGAAGAAAGGTTATTATCGCTACGAAGAAGATATGATCAGTGACATTCAAGATGCACTGACATGCTGTGATACAAGCATCGTTAAAAGAAAAGTTATTTATAAAATGAAGTACCCACACATTGATCGTTTTATTTCAAAAATACGATTTAAAGCCATAAACGCTTGCAAAATGTTATTTGTTAGCAAGGAAAGTTAA
- a CDS encoding O-antigen ligase family protein, with protein sequence MLRGHTFSRFIRSTQNNPFNVIYFLFYAGCLTTLAMLLINPDEALKVFIACAVLSLPIIGKHSKSLLSDKKNLLLPVMLLLFGLVQIIWVEIFKEPGSSFTGAYRSYQNGGKVMIFAALIATALQSPIACAMKDRITRYWVITTAVGLYLFAGYQLLTSPDPLNYRVELGFEHPTGAAYALTFVALLASQAIINLRLKHTILLYLLHFLVSLAVITITQTRAAILVYPVLSIGLFFLHYRHNRTVLLRTLLAFIVLAGLAAIPLKSVIEKRYNSFVTDMHSYSKKNSNTSIGARLAMQRAGIDAGKNHYWGQSLEQRDAGMRDFARQDTSLRGALGFVDIHLHNEFIDTFSLKGISGVIALLFLYLAMFLKAYTQRSPLLFIISSAIVIYGLSDLLLYAKGETLSSMLALCAAMMLTPGTMRELCHD encoded by the coding sequence ATGCTTCGTGGACACACGTTTTCTCGCTTTATCCGCAGCACGCAAAATAATCCGTTTAACGTTATCTATTTTTTATTTTATGCCGGGTGTCTGACGACCCTGGCGATGCTGCTGATCAATCCAGACGAAGCTTTAAAAGTTTTTATTGCATGTGCGGTTCTGTCGCTACCGATTATCGGTAAACACAGCAAGTCACTTCTGAGTGATAAGAAAAACCTGCTGTTACCCGTGATGCTGCTGCTCTTCGGTTTAGTACAAATTATTTGGGTTGAGATCTTTAAAGAACCGGGCTCATCCTTTACTGGCGCTTATCGCTCATACCAGAACGGCGGTAAGGTGATGATCTTTGCCGCACTGATTGCCACAGCCCTGCAATCGCCAATCGCATGTGCGATGAAAGATCGTATAACCCGCTACTGGGTGATTACGACGGCTGTTGGTTTGTATCTTTTTGCGGGTTATCAACTCCTCACCTCACCAGATCCGCTTAACTACCGTGTCGAACTGGGTTTTGAACATCCGACAGGAGCGGCTTATGCGTTGACGTTTGTCGCATTGCTCGCGTCACAGGCCATCATCAACTTGCGGCTAAAGCATACAATCCTGCTCTATTTATTACACTTTTTGGTATCACTGGCGGTTATCACTATAACGCAAACCCGCGCCGCCATTCTGGTCTATCCGGTTCTGAGCATAGGGCTATTTTTCTTACACTATCGGCATAACCGTACCGTTTTGCTGCGTACGTTACTGGCCTTTATTGTTCTCGCGGGGCTGGCGGCAATCCCTTTAAAATCGGTGATTGAAAAGCGCTATAACAGCTTCGTAACCGATATGCATTCTTACAGTAAGAAGAACAGTAATACCTCGATTGGCGCCCGACTCGCGATGCAACGGGCGGGTATTGATGCTGGAAAAAACCACTACTGGGGCCAATCACTTGAACAACGCGATGCTGGAATGCGGGATTTTGCCCGACAGGATACCTCGTTAAGAGGAGCACTTGGGTTCGTCGACATCCATTTGCATAACGAATTCATTGATACTTTTTCTCTTAAAGGGATTTCTGGCGTCATCGCTCTGCTCTTTTTGTATCTGGCGATGTTTTTAAAAGCTTATACACAACGTAGCCCTCTGTTATTCATCATTTCCAGTGCTATAGTTATCTATGGTTTAAGCGACTTATTATTATACGCCAAAGGTGAAACTCTGAGCAGTATGCTGGCATTATGCGCGGCGATGATGCTGACACCAGGCACGATGAGAGAGTTATGCCATGATTAA
- the rfaD gene encoding ADP-glyceromanno-heptose 6-epimerase, translated as MIIVTGGAGFIGSNIVKSLNDKGITDILVVDNLKDGTKFVNLVDLNIADYMDKEDFLIQIMAGEEFGDIEAVFHEGACSSTTEWDGKYMMDNNYQYSKELLHYCLERDIPFLYASSAATYGGRTSDFIESREYEKPLNVYGYSKFLFDEYVRQILPEASSQIVGFRYFNVYGPREGHKGSMASVAFHLNTQLNNGETPKLFEGSENFKRDFVYVGDVADVNLWFWENGVSGIFNLGTGRAESFQAVADAALAYHKKSDLEYIPFPEKLKGRYQAFTQADLTNLRAAGYDKPFKTVAEGVTEYMAWLNRDA; from the coding sequence ATGATCATCGTTACCGGCGGCGCGGGCTTTATCGGCAGCAACATCGTTAAGTCCCTGAATGATAAAGGCATCACCGATATTCTGGTGGTAGACAACCTGAAAGACGGCACCAAGTTCGTCAACCTGGTGGACCTGAATATTGCTGACTATATGGATAAGGAAGACTTCCTGATCCAGATTATGGCCGGAGAAGAGTTCGGCGATATCGAAGCTGTTTTCCACGAAGGCGCCTGCTCTTCCACCACCGAGTGGGACGGCAAGTATATGATGGACAACAACTATCAATACTCCAAAGAGCTGCTGCACTACTGCCTGGAACGTGACATTCCGTTCCTGTATGCCTCCTCTGCGGCAACTTACGGCGGTCGCACCTCTGACTTCATTGAGTCTCGTGAATATGAGAAACCGCTAAACGTTTACGGCTACTCTAAATTCCTGTTCGACGAGTATGTACGCCAGATCCTGCCTGAAGCCAGCTCGCAGATTGTGGGTTTCCGCTATTTCAACGTTTACGGACCGCGTGAAGGCCATAAAGGCAGCATGGCGAGCGTCGCTTTCCATCTGAATACTCAGCTCAACAACGGTGAAACGCCGAAACTGTTTGAAGGCAGCGAAAACTTCAAACGCGATTTTGTCTACGTCGGCGACGTGGCTGATGTAAACCTGTGGTTCTGGGAAAACGGCGTGTCCGGCATCTTTAACCTGGGCACCGGGCGCGCGGAATCCTTCCAGGCCGTGGCGGATGCCGCGCTGGCTTATCACAAGAAAAGCGACCTTGAGTACATTCCGTTCCCGGAAAAACTGAAAGGCCGTTACCAGGCGTTCACGCAGGCGGATCTGACCAATCTGCGCGCCGCAGGCTATGACAAACCGTTCAAGACCGTTGCCGAAGGCGTAACGGAGTATATGGCCTGGCTGAATCGCGACGCGTAA
- the rfaC gene encoding lipopolysaccharide heptosyltransferase RfaC has protein sequence MRVLIVKTSSMGDVLHTLPALTDAQQVIPGIQFDWVVEEGFAQIPSWHDAVDRVIPVAIRRWRKAWFSAPIKAERKAFRDAVQAQQYDAIIDAQGLVKSAALVTRLGRGVKHGMDWSTAREPLASLFYNQKHHIAKAQHAVERTRELFAKSLGYSKPQSQGDYAIAQHFLSNLNADAGQYAVFLHATTRDDKHWPEANWRDLIGQLRDAGVRIKLPWGAPHEEARAKRLAEGFDYVDVLPRMSLEEVARELAGAKFVVSVDTGLSHLTAALDRPNITLYGPTDPGLIGGYGKNQCAQKSHSGKMSTLSADAVKVSLLDFNLL, from the coding sequence ATGCGGGTTCTGATAGTCAAAACATCATCAATGGGGGATGTGTTACACACATTGCCCGCACTGACTGACGCACAGCAAGTCATCCCGGGTATTCAGTTTGATTGGGTGGTAGAAGAAGGATTCGCGCAAATTCCATCCTGGCACGATGCTGTCGATCGCGTGATTCCCGTCGCTATTCGCCGTTGGCGTAAGGCCTGGTTTTCCGCGCCCATCAAAGCTGAACGTAAAGCCTTTCGCGATGCCGTACAGGCACAGCAATACGATGCGATTATTGATGCCCAGGGGCTGGTAAAAAGCGCGGCGCTGGTCACAAGACTGGGACGCGGCGTAAAGCACGGCATGGACTGGAGTACGGCCCGGGAGCCCCTGGCCAGCCTGTTTTACAACCAAAAGCATCACATCGCTAAAGCGCAGCATGCCGTTGAACGCACCCGCGAGCTGTTCGCCAAAAGCCTGGGGTACAGCAAGCCACAGTCCCAGGGCGATTATGCGATTGCGCAACATTTCCTGAGCAATCTGAATGCAGACGCAGGGCAATATGCGGTATTTTTACACGCGACTACCCGAGACGATAAGCACTGGCCAGAAGCAAACTGGCGAGATCTGATCGGCCAACTGCGTGATGCGGGTGTACGCATTAAGCTGCCCTGGGGTGCGCCCCATGAAGAAGCACGGGCAAAAAGATTAGCGGAAGGATTTGATTATGTGGATGTTTTACCACGAATGAGTCTGGAAGAGGTCGCACGCGAGTTGGCGGGGGCAAAATTTGTAGTGTCCGTTGATACCGGGCTTAGCCATTTAACCGCCGCCCTTGATCGACCTAATATCACGCTGTATGGCCCGACCGATCCGGGACTGATTGGGGGATATGGGAAGAATCAGTGCGCGCAAAAGAGTCATTCAGGGAAGATGTCAACTCTGAGTGCGGATGCCGTCAAAGTATCATTGCTTGATTTTAATTTGCTATAA
- the tdh gene encoding L-threonine 3-dehydrogenase, with protein sequence MKALSKLKAEEGIWMTDVPVPEVGHNDLLIKIRKTAICGTDVHIYNWDEWSQKTIPVPMVVGHEYVGEVVGIGQEVKGFRIGDRVSGEGHITCGHCRNCRGGRTHLCRNTLGVGVNRPGCFAEYLVLPAFNAFKIPDNISDDLASIFDPFGNAVHTALSFDLVGEDVLVSGAGPIGIMAAAVAKHVGARHVVITDVNEYRLELARKMGIIHTVNVAKENLTDVMANLGMTEGFDVGLEMSGAPPAFRAMLDTMNHGGRIAMLGIPPSDMSIDWTKVIFKGLFIKGIYGREMFETWYKMAALIQSGLDLSPIITHRFSIDEFQKGFDAMRSGQSGKVILSWD encoded by the coding sequence ATGAAAGCGTTATCCAAACTGAAAGCGGAAGAGGGCATCTGGATGACTGACGTTCCGGTACCGGAAGTCGGGCATAACGATCTGCTGATTAAAATCCGTAAAACAGCCATCTGCGGCACTGACGTTCACATCTATAACTGGGATGAATGGTCGCAAAAAACCATCCCGGTTCCGATGGTGGTAGGGCATGAATATGTCGGCGAGGTGGTCGGTATCGGTCAGGAAGTTAAAGGCTTCAGGATTGGCGATCGCGTTTCCGGCGAAGGCCATATTACCTGCGGCCATTGTCGTAACTGTCGCGGTGGCCGTACGCATTTGTGCCGCAATACTCTGGGTGTCGGTGTTAACCGTCCCGGTTGTTTTGCGGAATATCTGGTACTTCCGGCGTTTAACGCCTTTAAGATCCCGGATAACATCTCCGATGATTTAGCCTCTATCTTCGACCCCTTCGGCAATGCCGTACACACGGCGCTGTCGTTCGATCTGGTCGGTGAAGATGTGCTGGTTTCCGGTGCCGGCCCGATCGGCATCATGGCGGCGGCGGTAGCGAAACATGTGGGCGCGCGTCATGTCGTGATCACGGATGTGAATGAGTACCGTCTGGAACTGGCGCGTAAAATGGGCATCATCCACACGGTGAACGTTGCGAAAGAGAACCTGACCGACGTGATGGCTAATCTGGGCATGACTGAAGGGTTTGATGTCGGCCTGGAGATGTCCGGTGCGCCGCCTGCGTTTCGCGCCATGCTGGATACCATGAACCACGGCGGTCGTATCGCGATGCTGGGGATTCCACCTTCAGATATGTCTATCGACTGGACGAAGGTGATCTTCAAAGGGCTGTTTATTAAAGGTATTTACGGTCGTGAGATGTTTGAAACCTGGTATAAGATGGCGGCGCTGATTCAGTCTGGCCTGGATCTGTCTCCGATCATCACCCACCGTTTCTCCATTGATGAGTTCCAGAAAGGCTTTGATGCGATGCGTTCAGGCCAGTCAGGAAAAGTGATTCTGAGCTGGGACTGA
- the kbl gene encoding glycine C-acetyltransferase — MRGDFYKQLTNDLETARAEGLFKEERIITSAQQADITVADGSHVINFCANNYLGLANHPELIAAAKAGMDSHGFGMASVRFICGTQDSHKQLEQKLADFLGMEDAILYSSCFDANGGLFETLLGAEDAIISDALNHASIIDGVRLCKAKRFRYANNDMQELEARLKEAREAGARHVLIATDGVFSMDGVIANLKGVCDLADIYGALVMVDDSHAVGFVGENGRGSHEYCDVMGRVDIITGTLGKALGGASGGYTAARKEVVEWLRQRSRPYLFSNSLAPAIVAASLKVLEMVEAGSELRDRLWANARQFREQMSAAGFTLAGADHAIIPVMLGDAVVAQQFARELQKEGIYVTGFFYPVVPKGQARIRTQMSAAHTPEQITRAVEAFTRIGKQLGVIA; from the coding sequence ATGCGTGGGGATTTTTATAAGCAGTTAACCAACGATCTGGAAACCGCCCGTGCGGAAGGATTGTTTAAAGAAGAGCGCATTATCACGTCTGCGCAGCAGGCGGACATCACCGTGGCAGACGGAAGCCACGTCATCAACTTTTGCGCCAACAACTATCTGGGGCTGGCTAACCATCCCGAACTGATTGCGGCAGCAAAAGCGGGAATGGATTCTCACGGGTTTGGCATGGCTTCAGTGCGCTTTATCTGCGGCACTCAGGACAGTCATAAACAGCTGGAGCAAAAACTGGCGGACTTCCTCGGTATGGAAGACGCTATTCTGTACTCTTCCTGCTTCGACGCCAACGGCGGCTTGTTCGAAACCCTGCTGGGCGCAGAAGATGCGATTATCTCGGATGCGTTAAACCACGCCTCGATTATTGATGGCGTTCGTCTGTGTAAAGCGAAGCGTTTTCGCTATGCCAACAACGATATGCAGGAGCTGGAAGCGCGTCTGAAAGAGGCTCGTGAAGCTGGCGCTCGTCATGTGCTGATCGCCACCGACGGCGTGTTCTCGATGGACGGCGTTATCGCTAACCTGAAAGGCGTCTGTGACCTGGCAGACATTTACGGCGCGCTGGTGATGGTTGATGACTCCCATGCTGTCGGTTTTGTCGGGGAGAACGGTCGCGGTTCTCACGAATACTGTGACGTAATGGGACGCGTGGACATCATTACCGGTACGTTAGGCAAAGCGCTGGGTGGGGCATCTGGCGGTTATACGGCGGCGCGTAAAGAGGTGGTGGAGTGGCTGCGTCAGCGTTCCCGTCCGTATCTGTTCTCGAATTCCCTGGCGCCTGCCATTGTGGCGGCCTCCCTTAAAGTGCTGGAGATGGTTGAGGCGGGGAGCGAACTGCGCGATCGCCTGTGGGCGAATGCGCGTCAGTTCCGTGAGCAAATGTCCGCTGCGGGCTTCACGCTGGCTGGCGCCGATCACGCTATTATTCCAGTGATGCTGGGTGATGCGGTGGTTGCGCAGCAATTTGCCCGCGAACTGCAAAAAGAGGGGATTTACGTGACCGGATTCTTCTATCCGGTTGTTCCGAAAGGTCAGGCGCGTATTCGTACCCAGATGTCTGCGGCGCATACCCCTGAGCAAATCACGCGTGCGGTTGAGGCGTTCACACGTATTGGTAAACAACTGGGCGTTATTGCCTGA
- a CDS encoding divergent polysaccharide deacetylase family protein, which translates to MPHFRRTILSLASLLAFASPVFAGKLAIVIDDFGYRPHNENQVLAMPSALSVAVLPNAPHAREMATKAHNSGHEVLIHLPMAPLSKQPLEKDTLRPEMSSDEIERIIRDAVNKVPYAVGLNNHMGSAMTSSLFGMQKVMQALERYNLYFLDSMTIGNSQAMRAASGTGVKVIKRKVFLDDTQNEADIRRQFNRAIELARRNGSAIAIGHPHPSTVRVLQQMVYNLPADITLVRPSSLLNEPQTDTSTPNLTPPKNGTPDSPRNPFRGVKVCKSKKPLEPVYASRFFSVLSESITQSTMVNYFRHQWQGWGKIAAPQNANAD; encoded by the coding sequence TTGCCTCACTTTCGTCGCACAATACTCTCACTCGCCAGCCTGCTGGCATTCGCCTCCCCTGTTTTTGCTGGCAAACTCGCCATCGTAATCGACGATTTTGGTTATCGTCCGCACAATGAAAATCAGGTGCTGGCGATGCCGTCCGCCCTCTCCGTTGCCGTCCTGCCCAATGCCCCACATGCCCGTGAAATGGCAACCAAAGCGCACAACAGCGGGCATGAGGTGCTGATCCATCTGCCGATGGCGCCGCTGAGCAAGCAGCCGCTGGAGAAAGATACGCTGCGCCCGGAGATGAGCAGCGACGAAATTGAACGCATTATTCGCGATGCGGTGAATAAGGTGCCGTATGCCGTGGGTCTCAACAACCACATGGGCAGCGCGATGACCTCCAGCCTGTTTGGCATGCAAAAAGTGATGCAGGCGCTGGAGCGTTATAATCTTTACTTCCTCGACAGCATGACCATTGGCAACAGTCAGGCGATGCGTGCCGCCTCCGGGACGGGCGTGAAGGTGATTAAGCGCAAAGTGTTCCTTGATGATACGCAGAACGAAGCGGATATTCGTCGCCAGTTTAATCGCGCCATTGAGTTAGCCCGTCGCAACGGGTCCGCTATCGCGATTGGGCACCCGCATCCATCAACGGTGCGAGTCCTTCAGCAGATGGTCTATAACCTGCCTGCGGATATTACGCTGGTGCGTCCGAGCAGCCTGCTCAACGAGCCGCAGACAGATACCTCTACGCCAAATCTGACGCCGCCGAAAAACGGTACGCCGGATTCGCCGCGAAATCCGTTCCGCGGCGTGAAGGTGTGTAAATCGAAGAAACCGTTAGAACCTGTCTACGCCAGCCGGTTCTTTAGCGTGTTAAGCGAAAGCATTACGCAGAGCACGATGGTGAACTACTTCCGGCATCAGTGGCAAGGCTGGGGCAAGATCGCTGCCCCCCAGAACGCTAACGCGGATTAA
- the rfaY gene encoding lipopolysaccharide core heptose(II) kinase RfaY — MTISKTHEKGYTVYYKEENKDLKSLMDKYMNNEISGKPLNSGNEFRSVELVKYQSRKFIIKNDREIDPRFEKKIQNFLSGPFYSQLIQKLDSLAPQVRACTADLYCVAEKTRFRQCYDVYTLHEYIEGEPLNDINESNKEDIKACIQQLHRAGLASNDIHAGNFIRTPSGELRIIDLSCKGSLKICQANDILVLQNKYHMNIEGQGLVYKLIQLKEKFRRLSRKMRGK, encoded by the coding sequence ATGACCATCAGTAAGACACATGAAAAGGGCTATACGGTCTATTACAAAGAGGAAAATAAAGACCTTAAGTCCCTGATGGATAAGTATATGAATAACGAAATCAGTGGCAAACCGCTGAACAGCGGCAACGAATTCCGCAGCGTAGAACTTGTTAAATACCAGTCACGGAAGTTCATCATCAAAAACGATCGCGAAATAGACCCACGATTTGAGAAAAAGATTCAGAATTTTCTCTCCGGGCCTTTTTATTCTCAGCTGATCCAAAAACTGGACAGCCTGGCGCCACAAGTGCGTGCCTGTACCGCCGATCTCTACTGTGTGGCCGAGAAAACACGTTTTCGCCAGTGCTATGATGTGTATACCCTTCATGAATATATTGAAGGGGAGCCATTAAATGATATTAATGAAAGCAATAAAGAAGATATTAAGGCGTGTATTCAGCAACTGCACCGGGCAGGTCTGGCCTCCAATGATATTCATGCCGGAAACTTTATCCGCACACCTTCCGGGGAATTGCGCATCATCGACTTATCCTGCAAAGGAAGTCTGAAAATTTGCCAGGCAAATGATATTTTAGTATTACAAAATAAATACCATATGAATATTGAAGGTCAGGGTCTGGTTTATAAACTTATTCAGCTTAAAGAGAAATTCAGACGCTTATCCCGCAAGATGCGCGGAAAATAA